In Spinacia oleracea cultivar Varoflay chromosome 5, BTI_SOV_V1, whole genome shotgun sequence, a single window of DNA contains:
- the LOC130461161 gene encoding plant-specific TFIIB-related protein 1-like, which translates to MRDCSSATCLRNRSVEALATACLVQAIREAQEPRTLQEISIAANLPQKEIGKYIKILGEALQLSQPINSNSIAVHMPRFCNLLQLNKSALELATHIGEVVINKCFCTRRNPISISAAAIYLACQLEDRRKTQAEICKVTGLTEVTLRKVYKELLENWDDLLPSNYTPVVPPEKAFPTTTIASGRSVTPRAEPPEIPTLDRESKQPKTNQISETTHVDRVKGENDSNTPSTKKVYTPRIAPYARNLMWFVSNGLSFLPTSIYYWL; encoded by the exons ATGAG GGATTGTTCTTCTGCTACTTGTTTGAGGAATCGTAGTGTTGAAGCTCTTGCTACTGCTTGCCTTGTTCAGGCTATTCGTGAGGCCCAGGAGCCCCGTACCCTTCAG GAAATCTCAATAGCGGCGAACCTCCCTCAGAAAGAGATTGGAAAGTATATCAAGATCCTGGGTGAAGCTCTACAACTCAGTCAACCAATTAATAGCAATTCTATAGCTGTACATATGCCTAGATTTTGCAACCTTCTCCAGCTTAATAAATCCGCTCTG GAACTTGCAACTCACATTGGAGAAGTTGTGATAAACAAATGTTTCTGTACGCGTAGGAACCCTATAAGTATATCAGCTGCTGCTATTTATCTGGCCTGTCAACTAGAAGATAGACGCAAGACGCAGGCAGAAATTTGTAAGGTAACAGGTCTCACTGAGGTCACACTCAGAAAAGTCTATAAAGAGCTGCTTGAAAACTGGGATGATCTTCTACCGTCTAATTATACTCCAGTTGTCCCTCCTGAAAAGGCATTCCCAACTACTACTATAGCATCCGGCCGTTCTGTAACCCCTAGAGCCGAACCACCAGAAATTCCTACTTTAGACCGGGAGAGCAAGCAGCCCAAAACGAATCAGATTTCCGAGACAACTCACGTGGACAGGGTCAAGGGAGAGAATGACAGCAATACCCCCAGTACAAAAAAG gtctacactccgaggattgcgccttatgcgaggaatttgatgtggttcgtgagcaatgggctaagttttttaccaacaagtatttattattggctttag